A stretch of the Aedes albopictus strain Foshan unplaced genomic scaffold, AalbF5 HiC_scaffold_521, whole genome shotgun sequence genome encodes the following:
- the LOC109404475 gene encoding ras-associated and pleckstrin homology domains-containing protein 1 (The sequence of the model RefSeq protein was modified relative to this genomic sequence to represent the inferred CDS: added 75 bases not found in genome assembly), whose translation MSSCLTEDPDKLLNEWLGELENLIGGLEIANPAVTSTVAKLRPKSNLSTERTDSYRFSMANLEETHEAELDAILGELSLLEQRGELRHGRTHSRTNSTISAATNATISSESGCSSVPDSTASISSLREPRTDSPDNDSAFSDTVSLMSSESSASSSVSSHLKNLQQNVANAVESGKQAKIHLALQKLEQATVRRLFVKAFSADGASKSLLVDETMTCGHVTRLLADKNHVQMEPIWAIVEHLPEHQMERLFEDHELLVDNLMLWSRDSKNRVMFLKRPDKTSLFKTPELFLPGTQMAPGSDHDEHTRAMLLDEFFFGNNQIPLEGPLYLKSDSKKGWKKYHFVLRASGLHYYPKEQKTRSVKDLLCLALFAGHEVYRGVGWKKKHKSPTDFTFALRCPKVPPGAKGIRSVKMLCAEDAATLETWVTAIRVTKYGKKLLDNHRSLTEDLAREELDKLSSARSGSMGSIVSSVPSQCSGSSSNSSGSGSNHLVPAHNNGRLSRASSSSSSGCLSDENNGFDSEFPTGTIKRKPSMKPNLPLTSMTRQLKEVGETTRLNDSSPTSPERGGTLTRRHSRRRSEESNNSGTLKRRPMNNRGSIESMSSSASTPTPTPTNSVPGTPVIQQQMPTLVISSNLVKNSLSILQQENVSPPTPTKTITPLEAMPSCMSDSTFSLPPPPDDLGTNFSGSTLSLDSLPPPPPPNELDNSFSGSQLSLVSVQMPPPPPPNVVTAQPTVEDINMIYHQPAVIIPPATIGTASSTSTPQSITPTNENLEVTSSIKQSIMMFNSQTLPAPVTSNGNSNVKVEPIYSKTLKPSALKAPPYKAPPPYNGDVATAQTPPPPPAKSVSFAESPVLLRRKVCFEDEIQEQPISPRRTSRDIYSTPPAPPPRAEATRLSTSYTSPKRLSDSASNPPRDFLKDLQRVMNKKWQIAQKCKLEPATTPHEVLGFRDLPAEQYSSHYYRESANVSHWVQEHYGSDCMYENLGSNMGVEPAYPISAPVVAGTGPIKKRPPPPPPKRSEKTQLTTAVPHQRL comes from the exons GGTCTAGAGATCGCCAACCCAGCTGTCACGTCCACGGTCGCCAAGCTGCGACCGAAAAGTAATCTATCGACCGAACGAACCGATTCGTACCGATTCTCAATGGCAAACCTGGAGGAAACACACGAAGCCGAGCTCGATGCCATACTAGGCGAGTTGAGCCTTCTGGAGCAACGGGGAGAATTGCGTCACGGCCGAACCCACAGTCGGACCAATTCGACCATTTCAGCAGCCACAAATGCCACAATTTCGTCGGAAAGTGGCTGCAGTAGTGTCCCGGACAGCACTGCCAGTATAAGTTCCCTGCGAGAGCCGCGAACCGACAGTCCAGACAATGATTCGGCATTCAGTGACACCGTTTCGCTCATGTCCAGCGAGTCTTCAGCGTCCAGCAGTGTCAGTTCACACTTGAAAAATCTCCAGCAAAATGTCGCGAATGCCGTCGAGTCCGGCAAACAGGCCAAAATTCACCTGGCACTGCAGAAACTGGAGCAAGCCACCGTGAGGCGGCTGTTTGTGAAGGCTTTTTCTGCCGACGGTGCATCCAAATCCTTGCTGGTTGATGAAACGATGACCTGCGGGCACGTCACACGGCTGCTTGCCGACAAAAACCACGTCCAGATGGAGCCCATTTGGGCCATTGTGGAACACCTGCCTGAACACCAGATGGAGCGGCTGTTCGAAGATCACGAACTTCTGGTTGACAATCTGATGCTGTGGAGTAGGGATTCCAAGAATCGTGTTATGTTCCTTAAACGACCGGACAAGACGTCACTCTTCAAGACACCGGAACTGTTCCTGCCCGGAACGCAGATGGCTCCGGGAAGCGATCACGACGAGCATACCAG GGCGATGCTTCTGGATGAGTTCTTCTTTGGGAACAATCAGATCCCGCTAGAGGGCCCCCTATATCTGAAAAGCGATTCGAAGAAAGGCTGGAAGAAGTATCACTTCGTACTGCGTGCATCGGGCCTTCACTACTACCCGAAAGAGCAGAAAACGCGCTCGGTAAAGGATCTCCTATGCTTGGCTCTGTTTGCCGGACACGAGGTCTACCGAGGTGTTGGTTGGAAGAAGAAGCACAAATCTCCGACGGATTTCACCTTTGCGCTGCGGTGTCCCAAGGTTCCTCCCGGTGCCAAGGGTATCCGGTCGGTGAAGATGCTGTGCGCTGAGGATGCAGCCACGTTGGAAACCTGGGTGACGGCCATTCGAGTGACAAAG TACGGAAAGAAGTTGCTGGACAATCACCGATCGCTGACGGAAGATCTCGCTCGCGAGGAACTGGATAAGCTATCATCGGCTCGTAGTGGTTCCATGGGTAGCATTGTATCGTCCGTTCCGTCGCAGTGCAGCGGTAGTAGCAGTAACAGCAGCGGAAGCGGTTCGAACCATCTAGTTCCTGCGCACAACAACGGTCGGCTGTCTCGTGCATCGAGTTCAAGTTCAAGCGGTTGCCTATCCGACGAGAATAACGGATTCGATTCGGAGTTTCCTACCGGAACGATCAAGCGGAAACCCTCGATGAAGCCAAATTTACCGTTGACATCTATGACGAGACAGTTGAAAGAAGTTGGAGAAACTACACGGTTGAATGATTCCTCACCGACCTCGCCAGAGCGAGGTGGAACCTTAACGCGTCGTCACAGCCGAAGAAGAAGCGAAGAAAGCAACAATAGTGGAACTCTCAAACGACGACCAATGAACAATCGAGGATCGATAGAAAGCATGAGCTCATCGGCTTCGACTCCGACACCAACTCCGACCAATAGTGTACCCGGAACTCCGGTCATCCAACAACAGATGCCAACATTAGTTATTAGTAGCAATTTAGTGAAAAATAGTTTGAGCATTCTTCAGCAGGAGAATGTAAGTCCTCCGACGCCAACGAAAACGATCACTCCATTGGAAGCGATGCCTTCCTGTATGTCAGACTCCACATTTTCGCTGCCTCCGCCGCCGGATGATCTCGGTACAAATTTCTCAGGTTCTACGTTATCGCTAGATTCGCTACCCCCGCCACCACCACCAAACGAGTTAGACAATAGTTTTAGTGGATCTCAGTTATCGTTAGTTAGTGTCCAaatgccgccaccgccgccgccaaaTGTAGTAACTGCACAGCCAACGGTAGAGGACATCAACATGATTTATCATCAACCAGCAGTTATAATACCTCCTGCAACAATTGGCACAGCATCCTCGACTTCTACACCACAGAGCATAACTCCAACAAACGAGAATCTCGAAGTTACTAGTAGTATTAAGCAATCAATCATGATGTTCAATAGTCAGACGTTGCCCGCTCCGGTAACCAGTAACGGCAACAGTAATGTCAAGGTCGAACCGATATACTCAAAGACTTTGAAACCATCCGCTCTGAAGGCTCCTCCATATAAAGCTCCTCCACCGTATAACGGCGATGTTGCAACGGCACAAACTCCTCCTCCTCCACCAGCCAAAAGTGTGTCGTTCGCCGAATCGCCAGTGCTTCTGAGGCGAAAGGTGTGCTTCGAAGACGAAATTCAGGAACAACCGATATCTCCGCGTAGAACATCGCGCGACATATATTCAACTCCTCCGGCACCTCCGCCTCGCGCTGAAGCGACTCGTCTATCGACTTCGTACACATCTCCAAAGCGTTTGAGTGATTCGGCATCAAATCCTCCAAGGGACTTCCTCAAAGACTTACAAAGGGTTATGAACAAGAAATGGCAGATTGCTCAAAAATGTAAACTGGAACCGGCTACAACTCCCCACGAGGTGCTCGGCTTCCGGGATCTGCCGGCGGAACAATATTCGTCGCATTATTACAGGGAATCGGCTAACGTGAGCCACTGGGTGCAGGAACACTACGGTTCCGATTGCATGTATGAAAATCTGGGTAGTAACATGGGCGTCGAGCCGGCTTACCCAATTTCGGCTCCAGTGGTCGCTGGAACAGGGCCAATCAAAAAGAGGCCTCCACCGCCACCACCGAAGCGAAGCGAAAAGACACAGCTCACAACCGCGGTACCCCATCAGAGGTTATAA